The Pirellulales bacterium genome includes a window with the following:
- the ligA gene encoding NAD-dependent DNA ligase LigA, with the protein MSDTARQIEQLREEIRHHDRKYYVDAAPEISDVEYDRLIARLKKFEAERPELVTPDSPTQRLGDQPVTELPQVTHRIPMLSIENTYSLDELKKYGQRIEKLLPGEKIEWVVEYKVDGVAVSVTYEHGRLVQGATRGNGRVGDDITHNIRKVKNVPLTLAGKNPPAVLELRGEVYMTNSDLVRLNEQQKAKGLRPLANTRNVAAGTIRVLDPKIVAERGLRLLCHGVGHTEGFSPATHMEFLEEIRRRGLTPTPGVECCDSFADAVAHCDEMIEGLHELDFEVDGLVLKVNRIDQRERLGSTSKSPRWLIAYKFEKFEGATRLIDIRVQVGKTGTITPVADLEPIELAGTVVRRASLHNADEIERKDVRIGDVVVVEKAGKVIPHVVRVEKHERRGELKQFKFPARCPECDTKLVKDEGGVYIRCPNPQCPAQLRERIRYYATRNAMDIEGLGDKLVEQLVADRLVTRYGDLYRLTFEQLAELERMGKKSAENLLKQIEASKSRGLARLLNALSIRHVGNRVAAVLAEHFGSIEELQAASVDELSEVMEIGPVIAKSVHEFVHGDFGKETIRDLKQSGMDMTAPKKAAAATAQEGPLAGKNLVVTGTLEKYKRDEIEELIATHGGRATSSVSKNTDYVVAGENAGSKLDKAQKLGIKVLNEAEFDQLISTGKAD; encoded by the coding sequence TTGTCTGACACCGCCCGACAGATCGAGCAGCTTCGCGAGGAGATTCGCCATCACGATCGGAAGTACTATGTCGATGCGGCGCCTGAGATCAGCGACGTCGAGTACGATCGACTGATCGCGCGGCTCAAAAAGTTCGAAGCCGAGCGTCCAGAGCTTGTCACGCCCGACAGCCCGACGCAGCGGCTCGGCGATCAGCCGGTCACCGAGCTACCGCAGGTGACGCATCGGATTCCGATGCTGTCGATCGAGAATACCTACAGCCTCGACGAATTGAAGAAGTACGGCCAGCGGATCGAAAAGCTGCTTCCGGGCGAGAAGATCGAATGGGTTGTCGAATACAAGGTCGATGGCGTGGCGGTCTCGGTTACGTACGAGCATGGCCGGCTCGTGCAAGGGGCAACGCGCGGCAATGGCCGGGTGGGGGACGACATCACGCACAATATCCGCAAGGTTAAAAACGTCCCGCTGACGCTCGCGGGCAAGAATCCGCCGGCGGTGCTGGAGCTGCGCGGCGAGGTCTACATGACGAATTCCGACCTCGTGCGGCTCAACGAGCAGCAGAAGGCGAAGGGATTGCGCCCGCTGGCCAACACGCGGAACGTCGCCGCGGGAACGATCCGCGTGCTCGACCCAAAGATCGTCGCCGAGCGGGGGCTGCGCCTGCTTTGCCACGGCGTCGGCCACACCGAGGGTTTTTCCCCCGCCACTCACATGGAGTTTCTCGAAGAGATCCGCCGCCGCGGCCTGACGCCGACGCCGGGCGTCGAGTGCTGCGATTCGTTCGCCGATGCGGTCGCCCATTGCGATGAAATGATCGAGGGGCTGCACGAGCTGGATTTCGAGGTGGATGGGCTGGTGCTCAAGGTCAACCGCATCGACCAGCGCGAGCGGCTGGGGAGCACGTCGAAAAGCCCGCGCTGGCTGATCGCCTACAAATTCGAGAAGTTCGAAGGGGCGACGCGGCTGATCGATATCCGCGTGCAAGTCGGCAAGACAGGCACCATCACGCCCGTGGCCGATCTCGAGCCGATCGAGCTGGCGGGCACGGTCGTCCGCCGCGCGAGCCTCCACAACGCCGACGAGATCGAGCGTAAGGACGTCCGGATCGGCGACGTGGTGGTCGTGGAAAAGGCGGGCAAGGTGATTCCGCACGTCGTCCGCGTCGAGAAGCACGAGCGGCGCGGCGAGCTGAAGCAATTCAAGTTTCCCGCGCGCTGCCCCGAGTGCGATACGAAGCTGGTCAAGGACGAAGGGGGCGTCTACATCCGCTGCCCGAATCCGCAGTGCCCCGCTCAGCTTCGCGAGCGAATCCGCTACTACGCCACACGGAACGCGATGGATATCGAGGGGCTGGGAGACAAACTGGTCGAGCAATTGGTCGCCGACCGCCTGGTGACGCGCTACGGCGACCTTTATCGGCTCACCTTCGAGCAGCTTGCCGAGCTGGAGCGAATGGGAAAGAAGTCTGCCGAGAACCTTCTCAAGCAAATCGAGGCGAGCAAGTCGCGCGGATTGGCGCGGCTCCTGAACGCGCTCTCGATCCGGCACGTCGGCAATCGCGTGGCCGCCGTGCTTGCGGAGCACTTCGGCTCGATCGAGGAGCTGCAAGCTGCGTCGGTCGACGAATTGAGCGAAGTCATGGAAATTGGCCCCGTCATCGCCAAGAGCGTGCATGAGTTCGTGCACGGCGATTTCGGCAAGGAGACGATCCGCGATCTCAAGCAATCGGGAATGGACATGACGGCGCCGAAGAAGGCCGCGGCGGCCACCGCGCAAGAAGGCCCGCTCGCAGGCAAGAATCTCGTCGTCACGGGCACGCTGGAGAAATACAAGCGCGACGAAATCGAGGAACTGATCGCCACGCACGGCGGCCGGGCCACGTCGAGCGTTTCCAAGAACACGGATTACGTCGTGGCGGGCGAAAACGCCGGCAGCAAGCTCGACAAGGCCCAGAAGCTCGGCATCAAGGTGCTGAACGAAGCGGAGTTCGACCAGCTGATCAGTACGGGCAAAGCCGATTGA
- a CDS encoding peroxiredoxin, whose translation MKRLLFFFRSVTNTVAVVWTVLFASGAAIQAAELKVGDEAPPFSLKGSDGKTYSLKDFAGKQAVVLAWFPKAFTGGCTKECKNLQADSNLIKKYDVAYFTVSVDSPEQDAKFAESLSVKDYAILADPTREVAKAYGVLKSENGVANRWTFYISKDGRIMAIDKKVMVDSHARDVATKLKELGVVEK comes from the coding sequence ATGAAACGCTTGCTTTTCTTCTTTCGCTCGGTGACGAACACGGTTGCGGTGGTTTGGACGGTGCTATTTGCTTCGGGAGCGGCGATCCAGGCCGCGGAATTGAAGGTCGGCGACGAAGCTCCCCCGTTTTCGCTGAAGGGTTCAGACGGCAAGACGTATTCGCTCAAGGATTTCGCCGGCAAGCAGGCAGTCGTGCTGGCCTGGTTCCCGAAGGCCTTCACCGGCGGCTGCACGAAGGAGTGCAAGAATCTTCAAGCCGACAGCAACCTGATCAAGAAATACGATGTGGCCTACTTCACGGTCAGCGTCGATTCGCCCGAGCAAGACGCAAAGTTCGCGGAGTCGCTCAGCGTGAAGGACTATGCGATCCTGGCCGACCCGACCCGCGAGGTGGCCAAGGCTTACGGCGTGTTGAAGAGCGAGAACGGCGTCGCGAATCGATGGACGTTTTACATCAGCAAGGATGGCCGGATCATGGCGATCGACAAAAAGGTAATGGTCGATTCGCACGCCCGCGACGTGGCGACCAAGCTGAAAGAACTGGGCGTCGTAGAGAAGTAA
- a CDS encoding BBP7 family outer membrane beta-barrel protein, with product MKVLQLAFAGALLAALSCNALAQEGMYGNAAGMPGAYAGGPSMGYPQAMPSQSGYYGQPMPSQMGGMPASAQQMAYMQAAGYPQAMPAGYNMMPPGDAQQALYGPATPMNGDPLPMNGGDGAAGYGPGCGCGCGPNQAQCYDDETTHYAYGSAEVFYARRNNSVIKQPTIIDTNTGLPAAGTADTEFRYLPGIKAAAGYMFKSGIGVETDFWGQWGFASRKTINGADNLSLPGDLGLSSANLFDVDQITETYSSHINNYEINFVFPYASIQYLAGFRYLTVDERFDISTFSNTTGSGDYQIITRNRMYGGQLGARGQWQIERFVLDVEAKAGVFANAAHQDQNVVDATGFPLRTASGDERVPSFVGELSSYLFIPMGSHFTGRLGYTAVWIDELALAPDQLDFTDTATSGTGINARRGMLIHGFNAGLEARW from the coding sequence ATGAAGGTTTTGCAGTTGGCCTTTGCCGGCGCCCTGTTGGCAGCCTTATCCTGTAACGCGCTTGCCCAAGAGGGAATGTATGGCAATGCCGCGGGGATGCCCGGCGCCTACGCCGGCGGACCCTCGATGGGTTACCCGCAGGCCATGCCGTCGCAATCGGGCTACTATGGCCAGCCCATGCCCTCTCAAATGGGCGGCATGCCGGCCAGCGCGCAGCAGATGGCCTACATGCAGGCAGCGGGTTATCCGCAAGCGATGCCGGCCGGCTATAACATGATGCCGCCCGGCGATGCCCAACAGGCGCTTTACGGCCCGGCGACGCCAATGAACGGCGATCCGCTTCCTATGAACGGCGGCGACGGCGCAGCCGGATATGGACCAGGTTGCGGCTGCGGCTGCGGTCCGAATCAGGCCCAGTGCTACGACGACGAGACCACGCATTACGCTTACGGCTCGGCGGAGGTATTCTACGCCCGCCGCAACAACAGCGTCATCAAGCAACCCACCATCATCGACACCAACACGGGCTTGCCCGCCGCCGGCACGGCCGACACGGAATTTCGATATCTGCCGGGGATCAAAGCCGCCGCCGGCTATATGTTCAAGAGTGGCATCGGCGTGGAAACCGACTTTTGGGGCCAATGGGGCTTCGCCAGTCGAAAGACAATCAACGGCGCCGACAACCTTTCGCTTCCGGGCGATCTGGGGCTCTCGTCGGCCAATCTCTTCGACGTCGATCAGATCACCGAAACGTACAGCAGCCACATCAACAACTATGAAATCAACTTCGTGTTTCCCTACGCCAGCATCCAGTATCTGGCCGGCTTCCGCTACCTGACGGTCGATGAACGCTTCGACATCAGCACCTTCAGCAACACGACCGGCTCGGGCGATTACCAGATCATCACTCGCAATCGCATGTACGGCGGACAACTTGGCGCCCGCGGGCAATGGCAGATCGAGCGCTTCGTCTTGGACGTTGAGGCCAAGGCGGGCGTCTTCGCCAACGCGGCCCACCAAGACCAGAACGTCGTCGATGCCACCGGCTTCCCGCTACGCACCGCCAGCGGAGACGAGCGCGTTCCGTCCTTCGTCGGCGAGTTGAGCAGCTATCTCTTCATTCCGATGGGCTCCCACTTCACCGGCCGGCTCGGGTACACCGCGGTCTGGATCGACGAACTCGCGCTCGCCCCGGATCAGCTCGATTTCACCGACACGGCCACGAGCGGCACGGGCATCAACGCCCGCCGCGGCATGCTGATCCACGGCTTCAACGCCGGCCTGGAAGCTCGCTGGTAA